The nucleotide window GAATAACGGCATCTCTTCCTCCAGCTTTCACACCAGTTGTGAGAGAACTCTGTCCGTCCTGTACGACCTCTAGCTTCGGTACCGAAGTCCCAGTGTGGATACTGGTCGTCGTTGCTGCGATGCTGTGCAACGCAGTTGCACTACTGGATCAGAACAGTGACACCAGTCTCGGGGGGGACGGGCATCACGGTGTAGATGAGTCAACTGACGCCTTGCTGCCCACCACGGAGCGACAATTGGGGTACCTTCTAGCTACTCTCTCCGGGTACACGCTCGTTATCACGTTCTTATCTATTGGTATTGTATCCTCGCCGTTCGTCGAGGCCTTACCAAACATCAACTGGAGGACTGCAGGTGGACTCGGCCTTTGCGCGTTGGTATTCTACGAGTTCGTCACGACGAAGGCGGGCTTCAGCCTCGCCGCACTCGCGGCCGTCGTGTGGCACACTAGCTTCGCCGCACTCCAGTACGACACAGCACTGTCTGAGTTCCTCGTTCCGACGGCTACTCTGCTCACGATCTCTGCAGTCGGCTTCATGTACTCCAAGTCGATAGAGTTCACACGGCAGAGACGACGAAGTACACACGGCTCGCAGCCGCGCGATGGAGCCTGATCCGAGGAGGCTCGCCACAGTCCACGGAGACGGACAGACCACCCCGTCCAATCGCAGTTCGAACACGACGGTTACGCCTGACGGGTCCGAACCCCAGTTGCAGAAACCGGTTACGTCGCTCGGAGACTGCGTGACCTCTCCCGAGCCGTCGCCGAACGTGAACTGACAGCCAAAGTCGAGCGGGCTAGAGATGTGGCTGCTGACGTGACCGACTACGGACGCTCGGTGCCGGACGGTTACGTCGAGCGAACTACGGACGGTTCTGACGGCGCCGAACGACGATGAGACAGAACCGACACGGAGACAGTCGGCAGGGTGATCGAATAGTTGAGTTGGACGGTGACGAGGTGATCGTAGCGGAGACGATGGACGGTGAACGGACGGTGGTACTCTCCGACGAGTTTGTCTGCCGACCCGTGGCGTGGGGAGACCGATCGAGTCACGATGTCGTTGCCGAGGGCGACGGGGTAACACGAACGGCTAGACAGGTGCACACGGCGAGAGCCACCCTCTGAGGCCAACACACATCGCCGGCGCAAACGACACCACACCAGCAACATCTCCGAGCAGTCCCCTCCTGTTCTCGGTAGTATCGTGGTAGAGAGGTGATTCGGAGGCGGGAAGACGGGATTAGTGGAAGACGACGTTACACACTCGTCGTCGACTCACGTCTGTCTGCCCTATCGAGCCGACGACTCGCTGCCACCGTTGACAACCGCCCGTCGGTGACCGATGCGACCGACCGATATGACGCAGGCAGTGGCTGGTACGGCCGCGAACACTGCCCGCTGCAGTCGTCGACGCCGGTGGTGCCGACGGGCACAGACGCTCGCAACCACCTGCCGGGGTGCCCGGGGCTGCGCGATCTCCCGACCGGCGAAGTTCAGGGTCGAGTCTCGCCGAGGTCCCGCCGGCCCACGGAAGCCCGTGTCGAGAGTACTGGCCGTCGCTGGACGCCACGCGAGCCACGCACACTCCAGGTGCGGTCGTCGTCGCGACTCGCGACGTGGTTTCTCGACAGTCGTGAAGTCGTCGCCCGAACCGGGCTGGCACGCCGGCCGGACGCCGAGCCGGTCGTCGACGACGAGCTGCGTGCGGTCGCCCGGGCGGCGCTGGTGGTGTCGGACGAGCACACCGCGACCGACGGCGGCCTCACTTCACCGTGGCTGCTACCCCCTCGATCACGGGGTCCAGGAGCTCCGGTAGTGACCGCCGTCCGGTCCCCTCCGGGCGCCACTCCTCGGACGTGAGACAGTCGTCCACGAGGTGGACCGTCGCCGTCGCCACGTCTCGGTAGCGACACACCGCCCACACGGCCGCGGTCTCCATCCCGACCGAGACCACCCCCGCCTCCGTGTATCGCTCGACCTCGGCGACCGTCTCGCGGTAGAGCGCGCTCGTAGTCCACGTCGGCCCCCGCGCGGTGTCGAACCCCGCGTCGTGGAGTGCCGACGCGACGCTGGCTACCACCGACTCCGTAGGCGTCAGCTCCGCCGTCGGCGGGAGGTAGTGGTGTGAGACTCCCTCGTCTCGGATCGCACGAGTCGGGAGGACGACCGTATCGGGGTCGAGCGACGCCTGCAGCGTCCCCGAGCCGGCGACCACCAGCACCACCTCCGCGCCCGCGGCTACGAGGTTCTCGGCCACGATGGCCGCCACCGGAGCACTGATACCGGCCTCTTGCACCGGGACGAAGCCGACGGTCTCCGACAGGCGGTACAGCGACTGTGACCGAACGATGCTGACCTCTTCCGTCGCTCGCTCCTCGACCGCCTCGTGTAACGCCTCCTGGAACCCGAGGAGGACGACAGGCGGAACGTCGGGCAGCCCGTCCCCGTGGGCCGTCACCGCGTCGGTCGGGTCGAACAGTGCCTCCGAGTGGTATTTGTCGGTGTAGTTCGGTAACGTTGGCTTCGGTCGGTCGTCGTCGTCGTCACTCCTCGCCGGGTCGTGCTGTGACGAACCGGTCTCACCCCTCTGATTGAGCGTCGACACTGCCGGTGGACTCCCCTCGTTCGTTTCGCCCGTTTCAGTCGTTTCAGTCGTTTCAGTTGTTTCAGTCGTTGCCGTCACGTGCCGCAACGGACGAAACGAGAAGAGATAAATCTCCGGCGAGTGGTGCCGACACGCTGCTCACGTGGGTGGCCTGAAGCGACGAAACCCGGCCACGATGCGCCGGTTGCTCGTCACCGACGGTAGTCTCGGTGGGTGGCTCGTGGCAGCCACGGGTGTTTCGTCGGATCGACTATCTCGACGATTCTTTCGGACCCGAGACCGCCGTCGGCGTCGGCCTGTCGGAGTTGTTCGATTCGTCCGGTCGGCACCGCGGTCGTGTCACCGCGGAGCTTCACGTACAGTCGCACGGCGTCGTCGAGCAACTGGCCAACGAGGGAGAACGGCTCCGTCGGGAGAACGAGGAGTTACGTGGGGAGTTAGAGTCGGTTCGAGATTGTGCCGGAGGTGACCGGGCAGAGCTGTTCTCTCGTGTGACGAAACTGGGTGAGTCCGACGAGGGGAACTCTGTGCGACTCGGTTCCAGCGACTCAACCCTGGGCCACTCCCACGGCCGCGACGTGAAGCGCGTCGCCCTGCTCGCCGAGGAGGTTCGCGGCGAGACGACGTTAGTCGTCTCGACTACGTGTCTGGCCCGAACGAGGAGGGTAGTGGATCGGATTGACGCGGAGAGACAGCATCAAAGTTTATTGACAGCGGCTACCACCGACACAGTCAGATGTTACTTCGCCGTTTCGGTCCCCGAGCTGTCAGGGCCCTCGCAGTCGGGAGTGCAGCAGCGGCGGGGGTCCCGGCGGTCGTCAGCCAGATTCACCTTCACCTGACCGCCCAGTACGGCAACACGGCCGGAAGCTGGGCCGACGGCTACCGTTCGTTCCTCGCTGGAACGGAGAGCCTGACACTGCTCACGCTCCTCCAGCCGGCGACCGTTCTGCTAGCGGTGACGTTCGTCCACGCCGTCTGGCAGCGGAGCCTCACCGTCGTCACGCTGTTCGGTGTCGCCGCTGCGACGGGGTCAGGGCTGACGGTTACCCTCCCACCGTCTCTGACGCCCCTTGCAACACAGCTCTGTCCCGTTTGTGTGGTCTCCACCGGTGTCGAAGTTCCGGCTGGCGCGCTGGTCGTCACTGCCGCGGTACTGTGTAATCTGAGCGAACTGCTGAGGCAGGGCGTAGACACTCGCCATGCGGGCAGACGGGGGCGTGACACCGACGAATCGCTCTACGTTTCGCTCCTGGCGACGAGACGACAGTCAGGGCGACTGTTATCGAAGCTGTCCGGGTACGCGCTCGCCGTCTCGTTCCTCGCAGTCGGTGTCGGATCACTCCCGTCAATCGAGATTCTCCAGAACATCGGCGGAGTCACCGCGGGAGGACTCGTCATCTGTGCCCTGGTGGTCTACGAACTCGTTGCGACGGGGGCGGCGTACAGTCTCGGTGTGCTCGCGGCGCTCGCGTGGCTCACGGGGATCGCCGCACTCCAGTACGACA belongs to Halobaculum sp. MBLA0143 and includes:
- a CDS encoding nucleoside phosphorylase; its protein translation is MSTLNQRGETGSSQHDPARSDDDDDRPKPTLPNYTDKYHSEALFDPTDAVTAHGDGLPDVPPVVLLGFQEALHEAVEERATEEVSIVRSQSLYRLSETVGFVPVQEAGISAPVAAIVAENLVAAGAEVVLVVAGSGTLQASLDPDTVVLPTRAIRDEGVSHHYLPPTAELTPTESVVASVASALHDAGFDTARGPTWTTSALYRETVAEVERYTEAGVVSVGMETAAVWAVCRYRDVATATVHLVDDCLTSEEWRPEGTGRRSLPELLDPVIEGVAATVK